The Gammaproteobacteria bacterium genome window below encodes:
- the speD gene encoding adenosylmethionine decarboxylase, which translates to MVKPLKKLKLHGFNNLTKTLSFNIYDICYAKTAKQRSEYIEYIDEVYNAERLTSILTEVCNIIGANILNIAHQDYDPQGASVTMLISEEHIPQAVLPSMEEAPGPLPEAVVAHLDKSHVTVHTYPESHPDNGISTFRADIDVSTCGRISPLRALNYLVHSFDSDIVIMDYRVRGYTRDVSGKKHFIDHKINSIQNFIAKVTRDRYQMIDVNVYQENIFHTKMLLKEFDLNNYLFGTVKEGLEQEERKLIKQRLKHEMAEIFYGRNIPRMGKLKKSGVVKLKKKKKPTKAAARAKPRL; encoded by the coding sequence ATGGTGAAGCCGCTCAAGAAGCTCAAGCTGCACGGCTTTAACAACCTGACCAAGACCCTGAGTTTCAATATCTACGATATTTGCTACGCCAAGACCGCCAAGCAGCGCAGCGAGTACATCGAATATATTGACGAGGTATATAACGCCGAACGCCTTACCAGCATCCTCACCGAGGTATGCAACATCATCGGCGCCAACATCCTCAACATCGCGCACCAGGACTACGACCCGCAAGGCGCCAGTGTGACCATGTTGATCTCTGAGGAGCACATCCCGCAGGCCGTGCTGCCCAGCATGGAGGAAGCCCCTGGCCCGCTGCCCGAGGCGGTGGTCGCCCATTTGGACAAGAGCCACGTGACCGTGCACACCTATCCCGAGAGCCACCCCGACAATGGCATCAGCACCTTTCGCGCCGACATTGACGTGTCCACCTGCGGACGTATCTCGCCGCTGCGCGCGTTGAATTATCTGGTGCACAGCTTCGACTCCGACATCGTCATCATGGATTACCGGGTGCGCGGCTATACCCGCGATGTCTCCGGTAAAAAGCACTTTATTGACCACAAGATCAACTCTATCCAAAACTTCATCGCCAAGGTGACGCGAGACCGCTATCAGATGATAGACGTCAACGTTTATCAGGAGAATATCTTCCACACCAAGATGCTGCTCAAGGAGTTCGACCTCAACAACTATCTGTTCGGCACGGTCAAAGAGGGTCTCGAACAAGAGGAGCGCAAGCTCATCAAACAGCGCCTGAAACATGAAATGGCGGAGATTTTTTATGGGCGCAACATACCCAGGATGGGTAAGCTGAAAAAGAGCGGGGTGGTGAAACTGAAGAAAAAGAAAAAGCCCACGAAGGCGGCGGCGAGGGCCAAACCTCGTTTATAA
- a CDS encoding VOC family protein has product MTAARPQPLAGLRHLALKVHDLAACERFYVDLLGMQVDWRPDASNLYLTSGQDNLALHHNPAAFDPPAHQRLDHLGFILNTREDVDVWHDYLRAHQVIIKAAPRDHRDASRSFYCQDPDGNTLQFIFHPRLSQK; this is encoded by the coding sequence GTGACCGCAGCGCGACCTCAACCTCTCGCCGGCCTCCGCCACCTCGCCCTCAAGGTGCATGACCTGGCGGCCTGCGAACGCTTTTATGTTGACCTGCTCGGTATGCAGGTAGACTGGCGGCCGGACGCCAGCAATCTGTATCTCACCTCCGGCCAGGACAACCTGGCCTTACACCATAATCCCGCTGCGTTTGACCCGCCGGCCCATCAACGCCTCGACCACCTGGGATTCATCCTCAACACCCGGGAAGACGTAGACGTTTGGCACGATTACCTGCGTGCTCATCAGGTGATTATCAAGGCCGCGCCGCGCGACCACCGCGACGCTTCGCGCAGCTTTTACTGCCAGGACCCGGACGGCAACACCCTGCAATTCATTTTTCATCCCCGCCTGTCTCAAAAATAA
- a CDS encoding OsmC family protein — protein MKARVKWVENSLFVAQSGSGHSLVLDGPPESGGQNLGVRPMEMVLLGLGGCTAFDVVDILRKKREVISDCVVDITAERAETVPKVFTKIHMHYTVSGKDVKEESVKRAVELSAEKYCSVSMMLNKTAELTHDYEIVQAD, from the coding sequence ATGAAAGCGCGCGTGAAGTGGGTGGAAAACAGTTTATTCGTCGCACAAAGCGGCAGCGGCCACTCGTTGGTGCTGGACGGCCCGCCGGAGTCGGGTGGACAGAACCTCGGCGTGCGGCCGATGGAGATGGTGCTGCTGGGCTTGGGCGGCTGCACCGCCTTCGACGTGGTGGATATCTTGCGCAAGAAACGCGAGGTCATCAGTGACTGCGTCGTGGACATCACCGCCGAACGCGCCGAGACCGTGCCCAAGGTCTTCACCAAGATCCACATGCACTATACTGTGAGCGGCAAGGACGTTAAGGAAGAATCGGTCAAACGCGCGGTGGAGCTGTCCGCCGAGAAATATTGCTCGGTCTCCATGATGCTGAACAAAACCGCGGAGCTGACGCATGATTATGAAATCGTTCAGGCGGACTAA
- the trpC gene encoding indole-3-glycerol phosphate synthase TrpC, translating to MTAPPDILQKILRRKAEEVTERGRALPLRALSQRAAEAPAPRGFVAAIEAKIQRGEAAVIAEIKKASPSKGVMRADFRPAEIAQSYERAGAACLSVLTDRDFFQGDDSYLQEARAATKLPVLRKDFTVDAYQIYEARALGADCILLIVAALGDAQLHDLTGLALHLGMDVLVEVHNSEELERALALNTRLIGINNRNLRTFETTLSTTLDLLDKVPGSRTVVTESGIHTPKDVALMRKHGVHAFLVGEAFMVAPDPGAALANLFKPVVPF from the coding sequence ATGACCGCACCGCCCGACATCCTGCAAAAAATTCTCAGACGCAAGGCCGAAGAGGTGACCGAGCGCGGCCGCGCGCTGCCGTTGCGCGCCTTGAGCCAGCGCGCCGCAGAGGCTCCCGCGCCGCGCGGTTTTGTGGCCGCCATCGAGGCAAAAATCCAACGCGGCGAGGCGGCGGTGATTGCCGAGATCAAAAAGGCCTCGCCAAGCAAAGGCGTGATGCGCGCCGACTTCCGCCCCGCCGAGATCGCGCAATCGTATGAACGCGCGGGCGCGGCGTGTCTCTCGGTGCTCACCGACCGTGATTTTTTTCAAGGTGACGACAGTTATTTGCAAGAGGCGCGCGCGGCGACCAAGCTTCCCGTGCTGCGCAAGGACTTCACGGTAGATGCTTACCAGATATACGAGGCGCGCGCCTTGGGCGCTGACTGTATCCTGCTCATCGTCGCCGCCTTGGGTGATGCGCAGTTACATGATCTCACCGGTCTCGCTCTGCACCTCGGCATGGACGTGCTGGTTGAGGTACATAACTCGGAGGAGCTGGAGCGCGCCCTGGCGCTCAACACCAGACTCATTGGCATCAACAACCGTAACCTGCGCACCTTTGAAACCACGCTCTCCACCACTCTCGACTTGCTCGATAAAGTTCCCGGCAGCCGCACCGTAGTCACCGAGAGCGGAATTCATACTCCGAAGGACGTCGCGCTGATGCGCAAGCATGGCGTACATGCCTTTCTGGTGGGCGAGGCGTTCATGGTGGCGCCTGATCCGGGCGCAGCGCTGGCCAATTTATTCAAACCAGTTGTGCCGTTCTGA
- the trpD gene encoding anthranilate phosphoribosyltransferase, with the protein MDIQSAIRAVVERHDLSGDEMTAVMETIMSGAATPAQIGGFLIGLRMKGETIEEIAAAARVMRELCTKVEAHVGRLVDTCGTGGDGAHTFNISTASALVAAAAGAKVAKHGNRSVSSKSGSADVLEAAGVNLDLTPEQVAACIEKIGVGFLFAPRHHGAMKHAIAPRREMGVRTIFNLLGPLTNPAGARNQVVGVWGKDWVAPLAEVLARLGSHHVMVVNAEDGMDEISIASPTHVAELKDGAITRYVITPEEFGIMRADVASLVVASPKQSLSLLCAALDDTPGPATDIVALNAGAAIYVAGIEPTLEQGVRKAQAVIASGAAREKFAALISFTQSFK; encoded by the coding sequence ATGGACATCCAATCCGCCATCCGCGCCGTAGTCGAGCGGCATGATTTATCCGGGGACGAGATGACCGCCGTCATGGAAACCATCATGAGCGGGGCGGCCACGCCCGCACAGATCGGTGGTTTCTTGATCGGCCTGCGCATGAAGGGTGAGACCATCGAGGAGATCGCCGCCGCGGCGCGCGTGATGCGCGAACTATGCACGAAGGTTGAGGCGCATGTGGGGCGCCTGGTGGACACCTGCGGCACGGGCGGCGACGGCGCGCACACCTTCAACATCTCCACCGCGAGCGCGCTGGTCGCCGCTGCGGCGGGCGCCAAGGTCGCCAAGCACGGCAACCGTTCGGTGTCCAGCAAATCGGGCAGCGCCGACGTGCTGGAAGCGGCGGGCGTGAATCTCGATTTGACGCCCGAGCAGGTTGCCGCGTGCATAGAGAAGATCGGCGTGGGTTTTTTGTTCGCGCCCAGACATCACGGCGCGATGAAGCACGCCATTGCGCCGCGGCGCGAGATGGGCGTGCGCACCATTTTTAATTTACTGGGACCCCTCACCAATCCCGCCGGCGCGCGCAATCAAGTGGTGGGCGTGTGGGGCAAAGATTGGGTGGCGCCCTTGGCCGAAGTGCTCGCGCGCCTGGGCAGCCATCATGTGATGGTGGTGAACGCCGAGGATGGCATGGATGAGATCAGCATCGCCTCGCCCACGCACGTCGCCGAGCTCAAAGACGGGGCGATCACCCGCTACGTGATTACGCCGGAGGAGTTCGGCATCATGCGCGCCGATGTGGCGAGCCTGGTGGTGGCGAGCCCCAAGCAAAGCTTGAGCTTACTATGCGCCGCGTTGGACGACACGCCGGGCCCGGCCACCGACATCGTGGCATTGAACGCCGGCGCGGCAATTTACGTGGCGGGCATCGAGCCTACCCTGGAGCAGGGCGTGCGTAAGGCGCAGGCGGTTATCGCCAGCGGAGCGGCGAGGGAGAAATTCGCAGCACTGATTAGCTTTACCCAGAGTTTTAAGTGA
- a CDS encoding aminodeoxychorismate/anthranilate synthase component II, giving the protein MLLMIDNYDSFTYNLVQYLDELGADVRVFRNDQITLAEIKKLTPAHIVISPGPCTPDEAGVSVDTIKEFAGKIPLLGVCLGHQSIGQAFGGKIMHARELMHGKTSLIYHTGKGVFKGLPSPFEATRYHSLVIEKETLPDCLEVTAWTQDAQGKMDEIMGVRHKTLNVEGVQFHPESILTQYGHDLLANFLRISRQDAKTPRAT; this is encoded by the coding sequence ATGCTCCTGATGATAGACAACTACGACTCCTTCACCTACAACCTGGTGCAGTACCTGGATGAGCTGGGCGCTGACGTGCGCGTGTTTCGCAACGATCAGATCACGCTCGCCGAAATCAAAAAACTCACGCCCGCGCACATCGTCATCTCGCCTGGGCCGTGCACGCCGGACGAGGCGGGTGTGTCGGTGGATACGATAAAGGAATTCGCTGGAAAAATACCGCTGCTCGGCGTGTGCCTCGGCCACCAGAGCATCGGCCAGGCGTTCGGTGGCAAGATCATGCACGCGCGCGAATTGATGCACGGCAAGACCTCATTGATCTATCACACGGGCAAGGGTGTCTTCAAGGGTTTGCCGAGTCCGTTCGAGGCGACACGCTATCACTCGCTGGTGATTGAAAAGGAAACGTTGCCGGACTGTCTGGAGGTCACCGCGTGGACGCAAGACGCGCAAGGCAAGATGGACGAGATCATGGGTGTGCGTCACAAGACGCTCAACGTCGAAGGCGTTCAGTTTCACCCTGAATCCATACTGACCCAATATGGACACGATTTATTGGCGAACTTTCTAAGGATTTCACGCCAAGACGCAAAGACGCCAAGAGCTACATAA
- a CDS encoding anthranilate synthase component I codes for MTPQLFDALARQGYNRIPLVREVCADLDTPLSAYLKLADDAQGHTSVAGGRMPGATAPYSYLFESVQGGEKWGRYSIIGLPCRTIMRVSGHDITVEKDGAIIERMQSDDPLTWIEQFQARYKIAPAAGLPRFTGGLVGYFGYGTVRYIEPRLAKCTKPDALGTPDILLMVSDEVVVFDNLSGKLYLVIHVNPALEDAWNKAQARLDELVERLQHATPHPHDTVHTLREEDFVSGFTQQGFEQAVARVKHYIVEGDIMQVMLSQRLTAPYAGSALNFYRALRALNPSPYMFYLDLSDFHVVGSSPEILTRLEDGVITVRPIAGTRRRGGTEEEDRALEQELLADPKERAEHLMLIDLGRNDVGRVAETGSVKLTEKMIIERYSHVMHIVSNVAGRLKKGMTALDALRATFPAGTVSGAPKIRAMEIIDELEPVKRGIYSGAVGYLGWNGNMDTAIAIRTAVLKDGMLHVQAGAGIVADSVPRQEWEETMSKARALVSAAVTASRGLDVTPVTVPEVTPCS; via the coding sequence ATGACACCGCAACTATTCGACGCCCTGGCGCGCCAGGGTTATAACCGCATTCCGCTGGTACGCGAGGTCTGTGCCGACCTCGACACGCCGCTCAGTGCCTACCTCAAACTCGCCGACGACGCACAAGGACATACTAGTGTCGCGGGAGGCAGGATGCCGGGAGCGACCGCGCCTTATTCATACTTATTCGAATCGGTGCAGGGCGGTGAAAAGTGGGGGCGCTACTCCATCATCGGACTCCCCTGCCGCACCATCATGCGCGTCTCCGGTCATGACATCACGGTGGAAAAAGACGGTGCGATTATTGAGCGCATGCAGAGCGACGATCCGCTGACCTGGATCGAGCAGTTTCAGGCGCGCTACAAAATAGCGCCCGCGGCGGGACTGCCGCGCTTCACCGGGGGGCTGGTCGGTTACTTCGGTTACGGTACGGTGCGCTACATCGAGCCGCGCCTGGCCAAGTGCACCAAACCCGACGCGCTCGGCACGCCGGACATTCTGCTCATGGTATCGGATGAAGTGGTGGTGTTCGATAATTTGAGCGGCAAACTGTATCTGGTGATCCACGTCAATCCCGCGTTGGAAGATGCCTGGAACAAGGCGCAGGCCAGGCTCGACGAACTCGTCGAGCGATTGCAGCATGCTACACCGCATCCGCATGACACCGTGCATACCCTACGCGAAGAGGATTTCGTGTCCGGCTTCACGCAACAGGGTTTTGAACAAGCCGTCGCGCGCGTCAAGCATTACATCGTGGAAGGCGACATCATGCAGGTGATGTTGTCGCAGCGCCTCACTGCGCCGTATGCAGGCAGCGCGTTGAATTTTTACCGCGCGCTGCGCGCGCTGAACCCGTCGCCTTATATGTTTTATCTGGATCTCAGCGATTTTCATGTGGTCGGTTCCTCGCCGGAGATCTTGACGCGCCTGGAAGACGGCGTGATTACCGTACGCCCTATCGCCGGGACGCGCAGGCGCGGTGGTACCGAAGAGGAGGACCGCGCGCTGGAGCAGGAGCTGCTCGCCGATCCGAAAGAGCGCGCCGAACATTTGATGTTGATAGACTTGGGGCGCAACGACGTGGGGCGTGTCGCCGAGACCGGCAGCGTGAAGCTTACGGAGAAAATGATCATCGAGCGTTATTCACATGTCATGCACATCGTCTCCAACGTCGCGGGGCGCTTAAAAAAGGGCATGACGGCGTTGGACGCCTTGCGTGCTACTTTTCCGGCAGGCACGGTGAGCGGTGCGCCAAAAATCCGTGCCATGGAAATCATTGACGAACTGGAACCGGTGAAGCGCGGTATATATTCCGGCGCGGTGGGATATCTCGGCTGGAACGGCAACATGGACACCGCGATTGCGATCCGCACCGCCGTCCTCAAAGACGGCATGCTGCACGTGCAGGCGGGCGCGGGCATCGTCGCGGATTCGGTGCCGCGTCAGGAATGGGAAGAGACCATGAGCAAGGCGCGCGCCCTGGTGAGCGCAGCGGTGACGGCATCCAGAGGCCTCGATGTCACCCCTGTCACGGTGCCGGAGGTAACACCATGCTCCTGA
- a CDS encoding phosphoglycolate phosphatase: MTLKTPKMVLIDLDGTLVDSVPDLAWCVDKTMEALGMPPRGEARVRLWVGNGIVRLVHRALTDELDGKADPELFERALTVFKDLYAGHTCVDSRLYPGVKEGLALLKTAGYKLGCVTNKPAQFTEPLLEKMGIRDNFSIVISGDTLPQQKPHPEPLLHAARFFDVAPEQALMVGDSESDVKAARAAGFKIVCMSYGYNHGRDIRSAKPDAVIDSLVELPPLFNANRAVA, from the coding sequence ATGACGTTAAAAACTCCCAAAATGGTGTTGATAGATTTGGACGGCACACTGGTGGACAGTGTACCGGATCTCGCCTGGTGCGTGGACAAAACGATGGAGGCGCTGGGTATGCCGCCGCGCGGCGAAGCGCGCGTCCGGCTATGGGTGGGTAACGGCATAGTGCGCCTGGTGCACCGCGCGCTCACCGACGAGTTGGACGGCAAGGCGGACCCCGAACTGTTTGAACGCGCCTTGACCGTCTTCAAGGACTTGTACGCCGGGCACACCTGTGTGGACAGCCGTCTCTACCCAGGGGTGAAGGAAGGGCTGGCGCTGCTCAAGACGGCCGGCTATAAACTCGGCTGCGTCACCAACAAACCGGCGCAATTCACCGAGCCGTTGCTGGAAAAAATGGGCATCCGGGACAATTTTTCCATCGTCATCAGCGGCGACACCCTCCCGCAGCAGAAACCGCACCCGGAGCCCTTGTTGCACGCCGCGCGGTTTTTCGATGTGGCGCCGGAGCAGGCGCTGATGGTGGGCGACTCGGAAAGCGATGTAAAGGCCGCGCGCGCCGCCGGATTCAAGATCGTCTGCATGAGTTACGGCTATAATCACGGCCGGGACATCCGCTCCGCCAAACCTGACGCAGTGATAGATTCTTTGGTAGAATTACCGCCTCTCTTCAACGCAAACCGGGCCGTTGCTTAA
- the rpe gene encoding ribulose-phosphate 3-epimerase: protein MPYFIAPSILSADFARLGEEVDAVLKAGADIVHFDVMDNHYVPNLTIGPLICEALRKHGVTAPIDVHLMVKPVDRIIPDFAKAGATYITFHPEATEHIDRSLQLVRSLGCKSGLVFNPATPLDHLKYVMDKVDMILLMSVNPGFGGQSFIPATLPKLREARRLIDESGYPIRLEIDGGVKTDNIREIAEAGADTFVAGSAIFSTPDYKATIAKMREELKKAAGRKS from the coding sequence ATGCCTTACTTCATCGCCCCCTCCATCCTCTCGGCGGACTTTGCGCGCCTGGGTGAAGAAGTTGACGCCGTGCTCAAGGCCGGCGCCGACATCGTGCACTTCGACGTGATGGATAACCATTATGTCCCCAACCTCACCATCGGCCCGCTGATATGCGAGGCGCTGCGCAAGCACGGCGTCACCGCGCCGATAGACGTGCACCTGATGGTGAAACCGGTGGATCGCATCATCCCGGACTTCGCCAAGGCCGGCGCCACGTACATCACCTTTCACCCCGAGGCCACAGAGCACATAGACCGCTCGCTGCAACTGGTGCGCAGCCTCGGCTGCAAATCCGGCCTGGTGTTCAACCCCGCCACACCGCTCGATCATCTGAAATACGTGATGGACAAAGTAGACATGATCCTGCTTATGTCGGTGAACCCCGGCTTCGGCGGCCAGAGTTTTATCCCTGCAACCCTGCCCAAGCTGCGCGAGGCGCGCCGGCTGATTGACGAGTCCGGCTACCCTATCCGCCTGGAAATAGACGGCGGCGTGAAGACCGACAACATCCGCGAGATCGCCGAGGCGGGCGCCGACACCTTCGTCGCGGGTTCGGCGATCTTCAGCACGCCGGATTACAAAGCCACCATTGCCAAGATGCGTGAAGAATTGAAAAAAGCAGCGGGCCGCAAGTCTTAA
- a CDS encoding EAL domain-containing protein, which yields MKPMLRVLIAEDTESDAALIVRELERGGYRLEYERVETAAALKRALSKPWDILLSDFSMPSFTAPDALRILQESGLDLPFVIVSGTVGEERAVEAMRAGAGDYVLKTNMARLVAVVERELREAVERRKRRQAEEMLARMGRIMDNSPVEIYIFDPETLRFLQVNQTTVCNIGYSAEEMRLMTPLDIKPNLTPERFARLCAPLLSGEREQIGFEATHRRKDGSTYPIEAKLQYSRSETAPVFVAIIQDITERRQAEETLFHEKERAQVTLQSIGDAVITTDAEGLVTYLNPIAEEITGWDSAEAQGRPLLQVFNAMHETTRQPVECPATVCLREQRSVALSQYTVLVRRDGVEFAIEDSAAPIRDRSGNIIGAVLVFHDVTHARVLANQIAYQARHDSLTGLINRREFETYLNQALESAANDGRHHAMCYIDLDQFKIVNDSCGHIAGDQLLKELAGTLHSLVRENDVLARLGGDEFGVLLEGCPLDKAFSIAEALRDAIGKFRFAWGDRLFEIGASIGLVAITSDSGSLTDVLSAADSACYVAKDHGRNRVQVYRANDTALLQRRGEMRWIGRIHKALEEDSFCLYYQTMLPLNPAAAPGAHYELLLRMKDPDGELTLPSAFIPAAERYSLMPTLDRWVIRRALAWLSRRGSGNDLATCAINLSGQSLCDDRFLNFVVDELSQAGVTPSQLCFEITETAAIANLSRAMRFISTLKGMGCRFALDDFGSGLSSFTYLKNLPVDYLKIDGVFIKDMMNDPIDHAMVESINQIGHVMRIQTIAEWVESETILRELKKIGVDYAQGYAISAPQPWESALLVNPGQMKILA from the coding sequence ATGAAACCCATGCTACGGGTGCTTATCGCCGAGGACACTGAGTCTGACGCCGCGCTTATCGTGCGCGAACTTGAGCGCGGCGGCTACCGGCTCGAGTATGAACGGGTGGAAACCGCCGCCGCGCTGAAAAGAGCGCTCAGCAAGCCCTGGGATATTCTGCTGTCCGATTTCAGCATGCCGAGCTTCACCGCCCCCGATGCGTTGCGCATCTTGCAGGAGAGCGGTCTCGACCTGCCGTTTGTGATCGTCTCCGGCACCGTCGGAGAGGAGCGCGCCGTGGAGGCCATGCGGGCGGGCGCCGGTGACTATGTCTTGAAAACCAACATGGCGCGGCTGGTTGCCGTGGTCGAACGCGAGCTGCGCGAGGCGGTGGAGCGGCGCAAGCGCAGGCAGGCGGAGGAGATGCTGGCGCGCATGGGCAGAATCATGGACAACTCCCCGGTGGAGATCTATATCTTCGACCCCGAGACGCTGCGCTTTTTACAGGTCAATCAAACCACAGTGTGCAATATCGGTTACAGCGCCGAGGAAATGCGGCTTATGACGCCGCTCGACATCAAGCCCAACCTCACCCCCGAGCGCTTCGCGCGCCTTTGCGCGCCGCTGCTGAGCGGGGAGCGAGAACAGATCGGTTTCGAGGCGACACACCGGCGCAAGGACGGCTCCACCTATCCCATCGAAGCCAAGCTGCAATACTCGCGCTCCGAAACCGCGCCGGTGTTCGTCGCCATCATTCAGGACATCACCGAGCGCAGACAGGCCGAAGAGACGCTGTTTCACGAAAAGGAGCGCGCCCAGGTCACCCTGCAATCCATCGGCGACGCGGTGATCACCACCGATGCGGAGGGTCTTGTCACGTATCTCAACCCTATCGCGGAGGAGATCACCGGGTGGGACAGCGCGGAGGCCCAGGGGCGGCCACTCTTGCAGGTGTTCAACGCCATGCATGAAACCACTCGTCAACCGGTCGAATGCCCGGCCACGGTGTGCCTGCGGGAGCAACGCAGTGTGGCATTGAGTCAATACACCGTGCTAGTGCGCCGCGACGGCGTGGAATTCGCCATCGAAGATTCTGCCGCCCCCATTCGCGACCGCAGCGGCAATATCATCGGCGCGGTGCTGGTATTTCATGACGTGACTCATGCCCGCGTGCTGGCCAACCAGATTGCCTATCAGGCCCGCCATGATTCCCTCACCGGACTCATCAACCGCCGCGAGTTTGAGACCTATCTCAATCAGGCGCTGGAGAGCGCCGCGAATGACGGCAGGCATCACGCCATGTGTTATATAGATCTCGACCAGTTCAAGATCGTCAACGACAGTTGCGGCCATATCGCCGGCGACCAATTGTTGAAGGAGCTGGCCGGGACGCTGCACAGCCTGGTGCGCGAAAACGACGTGCTGGCGCGTCTGGGCGGCGATGAATTCGGCGTGCTGCTGGAAGGCTGCCCGCTCGACAAGGCCTTCAGCATCGCCGAGGCGCTGCGCGATGCGATCGGCAAATTCCGCTTCGCCTGGGGAGACCGTCTCTTCGAGATCGGCGCGAGCATCGGCCTGGTCGCCATCACCTCCGACAGCGGCAGCCTCACCGATGTGCTCTCCGCGGCCGATTCGGCCTGTTACGTCGCCAAGGACCACGGCCGCAATCGCGTGCAGGTCTATCGGGCCAACGATACCGCTCTGCTGCAGCGACGCGGTGAAATGCGCTGGATAGGCCGCATCCACAAGGCCCTGGAGGAAGACAGTTTCTGTCTTTACTACCAGACCATGCTGCCCTTGAATCCCGCCGCCGCGCCGGGGGCGCACTATGAACTCCTATTACGCATGAAGGATCCGGACGGCGAACTCACCCTGCCATCCGCCTTCATACCCGCAGCGGAGCGCTACAGCCTGATGCCCACCCTGGACCGCTGGGTGATCCGCCGCGCGCTCGCATGGCTCAGCCGGCGCGGTTCCGGTAATGACCTCGCCACCTGCGCCATCAATCTTTCCGGCCAGTCGCTGTGCGATGACCGCTTTCTCAATTTCGTGGTGGATGAGCTGAGTCAGGCCGGCGTGACGCCTTCCCAGCTTTGTTTCGAGATCACCGAGACCGCGGCCATTGCGAACCTGTCGCGCGCGATGCGCTTCATTTCGACCCTCAAGGGCATGGGTTGCCGCTTCGCGCTGGACGACTTCGGCAGCGGACTAAGCTCCTTCACCTATCTTAAAAACCTTCCGGTGGATTATCTCAAGATAGACGGGGTGTTTATCAAGGACATGATGAACGACCCGATAGACCACGCCATGGTCGAGTCCATCAATCAAATCGGCCATGTGATGCGTATCCAGACCATCGCCGAGTGGGTGGAGAGCGAGACCATACTGCGGGAACTTAAAAAGATCGGCGTGGACTATGCCCAGGGTTACGCCATCAGCGCCCCTCAACCGTGGGAATCCGCATTGCTCGTTAATCCAGGCCAGATGAAAATTTTGGCGTAA
- a CDS encoding response regulator → MEQKIILLVEDNPDDEALTLRAFNKNNIANEIIVARDGAEALDYLFAQGSYQGRDEDGLPQLILLDLKLPKIDGLEVLRQLRGHPVTSYLPVVILTSSREEQDLINGYRLGANSYIRKPVDFVQFVEAVRQLGLYWLLINEPPPRVS, encoded by the coding sequence ATGGAACAGAAAATCATTCTGCTGGTTGAGGACAACCCCGATGACGAGGCGCTGACCCTGCGCGCCTTCAACAAAAATAACATCGCCAATGAAATCATCGTGGCGCGCGACGGGGCGGAGGCGCTGGACTATCTGTTTGCCCAGGGCAGTTATCAGGGACGCGACGAAGATGGCCTCCCGCAACTTATCTTGCTGGATTTGAAATTGCCCAAGATAGACGGGCTCGAAGTTTTGAGGCAACTGCGCGGTCACCCCGTGACTTCCTATTTACCGGTGGTGATCCTGACCTCCTCCAGAGAAGAGCAAGACCTGATCAACGGCTACCGTCTCGGCGCCAACAGCTATATCCGCAAGCCGGTGGATTTCGTGCAGTTCGTAGAGGCAGTGCGGCAACTGGGTCTGTACTGGCTGCTTATCAATGAGCCCCCTCCCAGAGTGTCTTAA